DNA sequence from the Methanolobus sp. ZRKC5 genome:
GCCCACTATACGTTGAACGATAGCAAGGCCAACACCTGTCCCCTCAAACTCTTTTTCGTTATGAAGACGTTGGAATATTCCAAATAGTTTGTGACTGTAACGGGGATCAAAACCCACACCATTATCCCTGACATAATAAACATTCATACCGTCCTCAGTGTAAGTTCCGACATCAATTATGTTCTCTTCCCTGTGCATACTGTACTTCACAGCATTGGACAAAAGATTAATCCACAACTGCTTTATTAAAGTAGGGTCTGCAAAACAAACAGGAAGATCGGATACTGTAAACACAAAACTCTTTTCATTTTCGCTTGCTACAAGATCATTAAAGACCGACTTGACCATGGCATTCATATCAATGGCAACATGATTAATTTCATTCCTCCCAATCTTGGAAAGGGCCAGCAAGTCTGTGATGAGCTTATCCATCTTTTGAGTGTTTGTCCTGATCACATTGAACAGGCGCTCACCCTCTTCATCAAATTGGTCCTCATAGTCTTCCATTATTATCTTCGAAAAACCATCAATCGCTCTCAGGGGAGCACGCAGGTCATGGGATACAGAATAAGCGAATGCCTCAAGCTCCTTGTTAGCTTCCTCCAATTGGAATGTACGTTCTACAACACGTTGTTCAAGTTCAGCATTGAGCTTCCGAATTTCTTCCTCTGCCTGTTTACGTTTGTCGATGTCCTCTATCATGCCTATGAAGTACAAAGGTTTACCATCAGGAGAGTGCACCATCGTAACGGCTAAATTCACCCATACAGTCCTGCCATCCCTGCAAATGTACCTTTTCTCCATTGAATAGTCATTAATCTCTCCGGCAAGAACTTCTTCTACATAAGGAAGCTCTTTTTGGAGGTCCTCAGGATAGCTAATATCAGAAAAATTCATTTCAAGCAATTCTTGAGAATCATAACCTATGATATCACACAACCGCTGATTGACCTGAATGAAACCACCATCCATATTACATTGACAAACGCCTACTGCCGCTTGCTCAAAAGTGGCACGGAAACGCTCCTCACTTTCACGCAGTTTATCAGCGGCAAGTTTTCGCTCTGTGATATCTTGCATGGAACCGGTCAACTGTGCAACCTTGCCATCTTTCATGATTGTACGGGCAAGTGTGCGCACCCATTTGTGTATCCCTTTAGCTGATATAAGTTCCAGCTCAAGGTCATATGGTTCACCCTTTTCAATAGCATCGTGTATTGCTTTTTCGAGGATAACTTTTGAATCCAGAGAATAGAAACTCAATCCTATCTCTCTATTCGTTTCATCGTCAGGGTCAAGGTCATGAATATGGGCAACTTCAGGAGTCCATGTACCCTCGCCCGTGGAAACATCAAATTCCCAGCCACCAATCTTCGCGATGCTTCCTACTTCATTCAGCAGACGGTCCCTCTCATGAAGAGTTATCTCTATAGTCTTACGCTCAGTGATGTCCCTGAATATGGTAAGCTGCAGATTATCGTTGTCTGCTGTAATTATGTCACCGGAAACGAGAACATGTTTTTTTTCTTCGGCCTTTGTAATGACCTCAGCTTCAAAATTCCTTACAAACCCTTGATTCTGAAGCTGAGCGATATATTGCTCCCTTTTTGCAGGATCCAGCCAGAATTCTACATCTAGAGTGGTTCTACCAATAAGCTCTTCCCTGTCAAAGCCCATGTTCCTGAAGAAACTCTCGTTGACGTTGATAATTTTCTCATTGGATGTCGTCAATATCATGCCCTCCGGTACGGTGTTAAATATTCTGGAGAACATTTCCTCTGACTTTATAAGAGCTTCTTCAGCCTTTTTGCTTGCAGTTACGTCCCTCACACTAGCAAGAATACATTTTTGGTCGTTCAACATCAAAGGCCGGGCATTTATCTCTACCGGAAATTCGGTTTCATCCTTGCGGACATGGACCCACTGGAATTGCATACCATAATCAAGAATTTCTTTTATAGGTGAAACTGAATTGTCACGCAAATTTGGAGCTGACAGGTCACAGGCAACCATCTCCAATAATTCTTCCTTCGAATAGCCATAACGTTCCAAAGCAACATTATTGGCATCCAATATCTGTCCACTTTCATCAATTAAGAACAACGCATCAGAATTGTTATCAAACAATTGATGATAACGGTTTTGAGACTCGGTCAAAGAAAACGTACGTTCCTTTACTTTCTTTTTAAGAGAAGTAGCATAACTAAGAAGAACATAGGCCATTGCCTACAGAAGAAAAACAATAACAAGTCCGCTTTTTTTGAAAATATCCAATGGTTCTTCAATGGAAGCCGACCATCCCCCTACAGGAACAGCGGCGAGTTCCCATCCACCTTCAGGCAGGTCCACGAAATAGGTCATTGGAACCATCAGAAGCGTATCGTTGGAACCAACCAGAATCTGACCGGAGCCGTCACTTAGAACCATATTCAAGTTTTCAGATGAAGTATCCAATCCTGCTTCATGTAACAAAGGATGGACATCAAAAACAAGCACTGCCATCCCCCAGAGTGAATCGTTAAGGTAAACGGACTGTCGGAATACCATACCAAAGCCACCCTGTCGCAATTCATAAGGGCCACTGATTGCTACCTCTTGCGTCTGAATGGTTCTTTGTACATCAATACGAACCTGTGGACGCTCATCGTTGATCAGATCATCAAGGTTTCTTCCTACAACAGCCTCATTGCCTGAAACAGGATAGACATACACTTCAGTGAACGTTGGAAATAACTGAATTGACCTGACAACTGATGTACCGAAATACAAACCGGAGGCAAAACTTTCAAAATTTGCATCCAATTCATTTTCAGTAGGGTTTGCCTGAGCAAATGCTTCCAGTCCTTTAAGATGAGACAGATGCAGATTTACCTGATTTGTCAATGCAGCCCCATAAGAGATCAATTGCATTTCAACTTGAGCTTGCTGACCTTCCAACAAATGGTCCTGATATACAAGACTGGCCTGCCACCACACAAATAACAATAATACCAAAATTACTACTGCACCTAACAATGCTATGTGACTCTGGCCAATGCGTGACAAGACATCAGATATCTTATGAGGTTTCCCGGACATCACCATAATTGCGCCCCTCCGCCTACTTTCTCTTTTTACTTAGTCTTAAAATATCCATTTATCAGGAACCATCCAAATCAATATGGTTACAGAATTCCCCTGTCAATTGCATTAACCCAAAACAATGGATACGAGCATATATGCTTTATTACTTAGTTAATGAAATATTGAATGCTTTCATAAATAAATTTTTGGTTTAGTGAATAACAAAAACTATGATTACGATTTTGTATTTATTATATAAGAGCACAGATATGACAAAGAGACTGTAATAAACATCATAAGCAAATTTTTCCACTTGTCTTTAGTATTGATAATAACAGATAAATAGAGAAAACTGACAATAATAAGTTGTAATGATTTTTTGCGTCTTTATGCCGAGGTGACAGAGTGGCTAATGTGACCGCCTGCAAAGCGGTTTTTCGGGAGTTCGAATCTCTCCCTCGGCATCCTATATATAAGGAAGTTTTACTGTGACACTAAATGTTTACAATACATTAACGAGAAGTATAGAGGAATTTATCCCCTTTCACGGAAAAAAAGTGAATATGTATGTTTGCGGCCCCACAGTATATGACCACTGCCACCTGGGACATGCAAGAAGTTACGTTTCTTTTGATGTCATAAGAAAATATCTTATTTACAGAGGATATGATGTCAACTACATCTCCAACATAACAGATGTCGATGACAAGGTGATAAACAGGGCAAGAGAAACAGGCGAAGACCCCTTTGTGCTGTCCCGCAAGTTCACTGAATCCTTCATAGAGGACATGGAAACCCTCTCAGTGCTGGCTCCTGACACTCAGCCAAAGGTCACAGAACACATTCCCGAGATCATCGAAACTGTTGGAACATTAATAGAAAACGGTACAGCGTACGTGACCCACAAAGGCAATGTGTATTATGATCTGACAAAATCAATGGACAAGATAGGCATACTGAGCCATCAGACCGTGGAAGGACTTATGGAAGGCTCAGGGAACAGGATCGATGTGGAAAATGACAAGAGCTATCAGCTTGATTTCGTTCTCTGGAAATCTGCCTCTGAAAATGAACCCGGATGGGAAAGCCCGTGGGGGTGGGGACGCCCGGGATGGCACATCGAGTGTTCCTTCATGTCAATGAAATACGGTTCAGAGCAATTGGACATACACGGCGGCGGTATGGACCTTATTTTTCCGCATCATGAAGCGGAAATACATCAATCTGAAAGCTGCAGCGGAGAACATCCATTCAGCAAGTACTGGTTGCATAATGGGTTCCTGACCATCCATAAAGAAAAAATGTCGAAATCCCTTGGTAATTTCTTCACAATTAAAGAGGTGCTCAGTAAATTCTCCCCCGGAACTATAAGGTTCTTCATAGTCTATACACAATACAGAAGTACTATAGATTTCAGCGAGGAGACCCTGAAAGAAGCTGGCAGGGCAAGAAAGAGATTACTAAATACGATATCAAACGTAAAACATGCCCTGAAAAAAGCCCATGAAGATGGAAATGATAACGGACTTACGGATTTAATAAGTGAAACCAGGGATGCATTCATCAATTCCATGGATGATGATTTCAACACAAGAGAAGCAATTGGAAATCTTTTTGTGTTCTCTCGTAAGATAAATTCTATAATTACCAGTGAAAAACCAGGCCGCTTATCACTTGAAAAAATACTGGAATTCTATTCAGAGATCAACGAAGTACTTGGAATACTTACAGAGGATGAAAAACCAGCTTCCGAAGATGTTGCAAATGGTCTGTCAGAGGAAGATATTACGGAAATGATAGGACTCCGGGAAAAGGCACGTGAAGAAAAAGACTGGGCAAAATCCGATGCAATCCGGGATAACCTTAAGGAAAAAGGAATTTTTATCGAGGATAGGAAAGATGGTATCCGGTGGAAACGGATGTAAGACTTAAAGCAAAAGCATACGTTACAACCTCATATTGCAAGCATCTAATCATTTAGGATAAAAATCTATTTTTTGAGTTATTGATGGTAATGAAAGTTGATTATAGATCCAACACTTTTTTATCCTTGAGCGAGGCAGTGATCTTGTCCACAGCATCTCCTGCATTCTCTGCATAAATGTCGGCTCCGATATTGTAAGCCCACTCTTTAGTTACAGGTGCGCCGCCAACCATTGTTTTGACGTTGCGCCTGAAACCTGCCTCATTTAGTTCCTCCTCTATACGTCTCTGATTGATCATCGTAATGGTCATAAGTGCTGACGAAGCTACAACATCTGCTTTAACTTCCTTTGCCTTTATTACATAATTCTCTATAGGCACGTCCCTGCCAAGGTCCACGACATTATAACCTGCAATCTTGAGCGCTGTTACAACAATGTCCTTTCCTATGGAATGGATATCACCTTCAATTGTGCCTATAACAACTGTGCCTTTTGACTTGGGTTTAGAGCCCGTCCTGTCCAGTTCAGGTAACAGTATGTCAATTGCTGCCTGCATTGCATCAACCGCTGCACTAACATGAGGAAGGAATACTTTGCCTGCTGCAAACTGTTCACCCACAGCTGTCATTGCCGCTGTGAACCCTTCTTCAATGAGTTCGGAAGGGTCCATACCTGCATCAAGGGCTTCGGTAGCAATCTTTTTTGCTGCTTTATCATCAAATTCCATGACAGCTTTTTTTGCCTTGGCAATAATCTCTTGCTTTTTAAGCATTGGAATTTCCTTTTTACTCTAGTCTGCAACCTTCTTAATGAAAAAGAGGTGTAGAAACAATCAATAAAATTACTAGAAAGATAAGTTATATAGAATAAACTGAGTGCAATGTGTCTATTGCATATGAATGTAGAAAAGAGAAAGTAATATGCAATTATCCTTGCAATATTACAGCGTGCTTGTAATACTAGAGTTGAATATTGTACATCTCAGATTAGAAAAATACATCCCTTACAAGTTCAGAAGAGAAAATCGGTTTTTAGAATTCCAAACGCCTTTGCTTAGTACAGAGGAGTGTGGAGATGGAATTCTATAGAGGCCATTGGATGGATATAGACACTTTATGTTTAAGAAAGGACTATTCTTCAGCCCCGAATTCTAACTACATAAACTAATACAATGGACCTGATCATAACCTAATAACTGAATAAATGATTTCTCCGGGAAGATATGTTATGACTACTCACATGAAGGATTCACCCGGAGAAACTGTCGACTATCAATATTTGTGGCTCTTTGCCATCTCTACCATTGACTGGAGGTTCTCGGTTGGAGTCTTGCTCACAATACCGCATCCAGGTGCCAGCAGACCAATTCCTGCATCCAGAACCTTCTGTGACTCTTCCTTGATCTCCTCAGGTGTTCTGTTCCAGAGCATGTTAACAGGATCGAGGTTACCGACGATGACAGCATTTTTCACATTTCCGACAGCTGTTGCAGCATCTACGTTCTGGTCAACACTGATACCGTCCACACCACATGTTTCCATGACTCCAAGACCCTGGGTTGTGTCACCACAAACGTGCAGTACTGTTGGAACATTCAGCTCACGCATAGCATCACAGACCTTCTTGTGGAAAGGTACCACGAACTTCTCGTAGAACTCATTACCGATAAGCTGTGGACTTGCAGTTGGGTCTATGAGAACCATTGTGTCTGCACCGCTCTCTACCATCTTCTTTGCATATGCAACACTGAACTCAGTTGTGAATTCCATGAGCGCAAGACCAAATTCTTCCTTTGTCATAATAGCCATGAACCACTCGTCACCATTGATGTGCTGAGCAAGGGAGAAAGGACCGATCATACTACCCATAATAGGGAGTTCGTCTCCATATTTGTCTGCAAGGATCTTGATAGCATCACATACGACATTAATCCTGCCGTTGTCAAGTGTGTAGCCTTTGAGCTTTTCGATGTCTTCCATACTACTTACAACGTGACCAATCACGGATGGCTGCTGTACCTCTGTACCATCTTTGATCTCACAGCCAAAGAACTCAGCTTCTGCGGTGATATCGAAAGGCACGCGTACAGCTTCAAAGCCTACTACGGTGTGACCTGCTTCGGCAAGTGTTGCCATCTTTTGAGCGTCATAGTTTGCTTCAGGCCAGGCAGCGCCACAGGCTTCCATCTGATCTACAGTTCCGGTCTGAGTTACGGATACTGCAGGCATCCTGTCAACTGACTGACCGGTTAATGCACGTGCTAATCTTTCTTTTGGTGTATATTCTGTCATAGATAGGTGCTCCTATTATTGGTATTGATTTTCCATTCTGAATAGATAATTAGTATTGGAATTATGTAAAAGTTGTAATTGGTGAATACAATGAATCCCGTATCTGCACTCTTTGAAGACTCAATTGATTACAGATTCACATGCCTGCTGTGAATAAAAGTATTCAAAATCCACTTTATCGTACATGCCCTCTAACCAAATGAATAGCATTTTCATAAGCGTGAGACATTTCATGCATCTTGAATTCCCGTGACATCTTTAGCAACAATGATAGGTTTTCAAGTAATTCCTTAGATTCAATAAGAACCATTTTGATACTCCTTAGATAGGTTCTTTTTCATATTTGTGTACTTAGATTGAATATGTATTGAGAATCAGAGGGGGTACTTAGTACCCCTCTGAAAAATACTCTCATTAATCTCAGAACATTGCACTCATTTTTGCTACTGTATCTGTTGCATTCTCTCCGTAGATATCTGCACCGATCTTGGTTGCCCAGTCCTGCGTAACAGGAGCAACGCCAACCATTGTCTTAATAGATTCGCGAATGCCTGCTTCTTTAAGCTGTTCCTCTATCTGGATCTGGCTGACCATTGTAGTAGTCATAAGAGCTGAAGAAGCTACTACATCTGCACCGACTTCTTTTGCTTTTTCAACAGTAACTATTCAGCCTACCACAATTAGCCTATTGATACTGATTTAATCAAAACGGAGATGTTTGCTCACTAACAACCTAAGAATCAAAAAAGCAATCAATGGCAACAATCAAAATTAATGATCCTAATAAAATGTAGGTCTCAACTTTTTGTCAAGATTGCTATTGATAGTGTTTTTATCAGGCTGAATAGTTACTTTCAACATAGTTTTTGATAGCAACATCTCTTCCAAGGTTAATGACCTGGAATCCAGCTATCTTGAGCATTGTTGCGACGATATCCTTTCCTATTGAGTGAATGTCTCCCTCAATAGTACCGATGACGACCTTGCCCTTACTTTTTGTTTCTGAACCTCTCTTTTCAAGTTCAGGAGTAAGGACAGCTACACCAGCACTCATTGCTTCTGATGCTGCTATTACATGAGGAAGGAAAAGTGTACCTGCTTCAAATTGGTCCCCTACATTATTCATTGCAGCAGTGAAGCCATCATTGATGAGATCAACAGGATCAACATCTGCATCCAGAGATTCCTGTGCAACTGCTGCAGCTAATTCACCATCAAATTCCATAATCGCTTCTTTTGCTTTCGCAATAATTTCTTCTTTTGTTACCATAATATTGCCTCTTATTATCAATAAATTAATCAATTATTCTTCTGCTTCCTTTTCATCAACTTTTGCAACGACTGCCTTCATCTCTTTGAGAATATCAGCATCAATTGGCTTGACCTGATGATTCTCCAGTATGTCTGTTACTTTTTCATGTGCCACAGTTGCAAGGTCCTTAGAACCTGCTCTTTCCCAGTCTCCAGACATCTGCCTGTTAATAAGATCAGGATGTGAAGGTAGATTGATATTTTTCATCGTGCTTTTGTGAGCAAGGAAGTGACCACCAAATCCTGTATCCTTGATCGCATCATATGCGAGTGTGTCTTCTGTAATAGGAACACCGTTCCTGGATTTCATGATCATGCTTATGAAATCATTATCCATCACAAGCTGTTCAAGTGAAAAGGTCATACCGAGCTCAAGCATACCTGCACCATATATTACGCTGGCACCTGCATACGCAGGGATCATAGCAGTAATGGTTTTCTCATGCCCAGCCTGAGCATCAGGTATCTTGGCATCTCCCTACGAGCCTGCAACGATACATGGAAGATTATAGTACTGCGCCAGCTTTGCAGCTCCTGCGCTTATAACTCCAAGTTCCGGAGATCCAACAGGTGCTGATCCACCTTTTATGTCAAAAGTAGTTGTGGAACTGCCATAGAAAGTAGGATGTCCTGGCTTGAAAAGCTGGGTTAGAACCACACCAGCGAGGACTTCAGCATTATGAGTTACAAGTGTTCCTGCCAGATGTACAGGTGATGATGCTGCACTCATTGCCATACTCAGAACCATCATTGGCATACCATGCTTAGTAGCCTGGAGCGCCATTTCACAAATTACAAAATCCAGCTCAAGAGGACTTGTAGGACATCCACCCAGTGTGAACAAAGGTTTATTGAGAGCTGCTGCTTCGTCTCCGCCATAGAATGCCTTGGTCAACTCAAAATAATCTGGTACTTTGTCAAACTCCGGGTCCAGAAGAAGGTGTTTTGAAGTATTCTCCATAAGTGTAATTACTTCATGCATTGTCCTGGAAACCGGTTCACCAGCCAGATCCATTGCAGAGACAGGAGAACAAAGGAAACTGATGTTAGATGCCCAGTCTGCGATGGAAATGTTCTACGACCAATGATAATATCAATGGATAATTTTTTGCTGTTAGGGTTTTTCAAGCATAATGGGATCTACGGAAACAAAGAGCTGATGAGCTATGACAAAAAAGCTATTGACTGGGGTAGAGAGTTGTGTCAGCATTACATAAACATTTCAGAACCTGTTCAGTAGATATAAGAAAGGAAGAAGCAAAATGGAAACGTCGATAATTGATTCATTAATGCTATCTGAAAAAAGAAGAGACATAATGATCCTGCTGTCCATTGAATCAAAATCTCGTGATGAAATGGCAGAAGCTCTTGATATGCCCTGGCAATTACTAAAACAGCCAATTAAAGAATTAAAAAATGTAGGGATGATCTTTCAAAAAGAAAATGTGTATAGCTTATCAAATAACGGTCGACTGATGATAACTGCTTTGATGCCCTTATTGACAATGGTAGATGCATTCTCATCTGATATTGACTATTGGAAAAGCAGGGATTTGCAACCAATACCTCACCACCTCACAAAAAGAATGGGAGAGCTTGGAAAATCCAGCCTGAACACACTTTCACTAGACTACATGTTCGAACCACTCAAGCATTTTATAGAAAATGCAACTCAAACCAGATATTTGAATATTGTTCTTTCCCTTTTCGATCCGGAAGCCCCTTCACTTCTTAAGGAAATTGCCGACAAGGATATTGAAATATCACTGGTGTTTGAACGCAATACTTATGGTAAGATGAATGAGAATTTCAGGGATGAGCTTGATGAGCTTAATAACTATAAAAACATCAGTTTTTACTGCATAGATTCCGAGGTCAATCCTCCCGAAATAATCATCAATGATGGTGAAATGGCTATTATATTCTTCAATCAGAATGGCAAATACGACTATAGAGAACTGCTCAGTTCCGATGAAAATGCTATTGCGTGGGGAAGCGAGCTTTTCGAATATTACAAAGGTATCTCAAAGCCTTGTTCGAAAAATAATGCTATTACACCTAAACCGTGAAAAGCAGTAACTTTTCTTGAATGACTCTGCTGGCCAGATAAGATTGCAAATACAAATGTGTCTTGCAATACTATATATGCATGAATGTGCATATATGCAATTATATGCAAGAGAACAAAGCCAAGTTCTTCAAAGCACTGGGAGACAAAACCAGGCTTACTATCGTAGGATGTCTTTTGAAGCAGGACCGCTGTGCTTGTGACTTCTCTGCAACCACAGGAAAGGACCAGACCACTGTATCCCGGCATCTGAAAATACTCTGTGAAGCAGGCATCCTCAGATATGAAAAGGATGGAAGATACGTAATTTACAGCATAAAGGATGAGAATATGAAAGAAACACTTGAAAAATGCGGAGTCGAAAAAGTAGAATCGTGCTGTCCGGGAAGCGTAATGGATTCGGATACGAAGAAGAATATTGTGAAGAAAGGTTATAGTCAAATCGCATTGGGTGTTGCACAATGTGGATGCTGTGGAGACCTTACAAATGAACAAGTGGCAACATCCATCGGATATTCCACTGAAGAAACACAGTCATTTTCTGAAGCAAACCTTGGTATTGGATGCGGAAATCCAACAGCACTTGGCGAGATAAAAGAAGGTGATACTGTTCTTGACCTGGGTTCCGGAGCAGGATTTGACAGTTTTCTGGCTGTTGAGAAAGTAGGCGATAGCGGAAAAGTCATCGGTGTGGATATGACAGATGAAATGCTTGCAAAGGCCAGGAATAATGCCGAAAATTATGGATTTGAAAATGTAGAGTTCAGGAAAGGAGACATTGAAGAGCTGCCCGTTGAAAGTGATTCTATTGACGTCATCATAAGCAACTGTGTTATAAATCTGACACCTGACAAATCCCGGGTATTCAGGGAAGCATACAGAGTGCTCAGAAAAGGCGGCAGGATGTTCATATCTGATATGGTCCTGTCGAAGGATCTTACGGAAGAGGAAAAAAATAACGAAGAACTCATTTGTGCCTGTGTTGGTGGAGCTTTGCTAAAAGATGACTACCTGAGCAAAATAAAGCAAGCCGGATTCTCTATAAAAATAGTAGGAGAAGATACCGACATCAGTAAAAGGCAGTATTCAGGATACCCGGTTGAGAGCCTTAAACTGGAACTGATAAAAACGGATGTATAAGCAGTGAATAACAAACAGATTCCCGTTCTAAAAATCACAGCTGGTTTGGTCGCATGTCCAGCCTGTAAAAAAATCGGAGTTACTGTAAAGAATGTCACAGTCAGGCATATAGTCGAAAAAGAGCAGATGGAAAGAGTTGGAAAGGGAGATTACCATCTTTGCATGGACCCTGAATGTGATATTGCTTACTACGATGAGAAAGGTACTATTTTTGATAAGAGAGCTATCAAAGTTCCATTGTGGTTCAAGAAAGATGCAAGTCCCAAATATGCCTGCTACTGCAGCCGTATAACAGAGAATGATGTTATCAAAGCGGTCCTTGAACACGGAATGCAGGACATGGGAACCATTAGGAAATTCTATGACAAGGATGAAAAATGCCAGTGCAAAATAAAGAACCCAACAGGCAACTGCTGCACAAAAGCATTCAACAAAGCTATCCGCAAAGGTATCGAATCAAAAAACAGTTAAATGGCATGGATTTCCGTGCCTGAAATTTCTTTTTATCAGGGAATATTCTGAAAAATAACTAGTCAATATCTGTTTTTGATACGCTTTTAAGCCGGTTCACGCCATCGATCTCATCAATGACATCAACAACAGCTTCAGGAACAAGAACTCTCCAGTCCTCATCATTCAACATTCGTCTTCTGGTCTCGCTGCCGGAATAGCCTTCTCTCTGGTACATAGGGGGTTGCCTGACAATGATACCCGCTTCCTTGAAAAGACGTACAACAAGAGGGTTATTGGAATAAACAACATCAAAAGGCGGAGTCATAGAGATAATATGGGAGACCCACACAGCATTTCTTTGTAGGTCTTCTATAGGTATGGCGTAGTGCATCACATCAGCATCCTCAAGAGCATGCTTGATCATCATTACGCGCTCACCAGCAGTAAATGGATTCTTAGGCTCGTGGCTTTTCTGCGCACTGCCTATACCAATTACTACCTCATCCACATCCCGGGCAATATCATTTATGATTGAATAATGTCCGAGATGAAATGGTTGAAAGCGTCCGATATAGAACGCTCTTCTCATGTACATAGTTGATAACCATCAGTGGATGCCACATTCATTGAATGTGAACTTCTCACACACTTCCAAGTAGTGTCCTGAGTTGTTATCGTGTTTCATCTTTGCAAGTTTCTGCACCAGGTCGATTCCAGGTTTAGGATCTTCCATAATTTCAACCTTGTCTTTTATAAGATCAAAGACCTTTCTGCCTTCTTCTGTGCGTATAAGTACACTATTCCATCCTTCCGGTGCACCGACTGATCCAAGTGATATGTCAGCAGACACGGAAGTATAGTCACAGCAGTGGTGACATGGATTCCTTGCGTATGGAGCAACTTCAGGAATCTTTACAGAGTGTTCTTCGCCATCCTTTGTAATATTCCAAAACTTACCTTTATTGAAATTCATCTTGACGACATCTTCAAGGTTAAGTCCCATTACTTCAGGAACAATCTTCTCGGTCATGGTATCATGATGGAAACTCTCCATGCATAACAAACCGAGGATAACAACGATCTTGTCACTTGCATTCTCTGCAATAAGACGTGCACCGTGTGCCTGGCAGGGTACGCCAATAACACCTATCTTATCGTATTTCTCAAAAGGTTCCTTAAGGGCTGAAAGAACTGAATCATAGGTATACTTGGTACCTGTTGTCCTGTCAACATCCTCCGGCTTGGTCATAACTATAAGCTCAGTACCCCATTTATCATCCTTGGCAATACCGACAATACAATCTACCGTACCAGTTTCGAGCAAAGCCTTTGCA
Encoded proteins:
- a CDS encoding (2Fe-2S)-binding protein, with protein sequence MNNKQIPVLKITAGLVACPACKKIGVTVKNVTVRHIVEKEQMERVGKGDYHLCMDPECDIAYYDEKGTIFDKRAIKVPLWFKKDASPKYACYCSRITENDVIKAVLEHGMQDMGTIRKFYDKDEKCQCKIKNPTGNCCTKAFNKAIRKGIESKNS
- a CDS encoding winged helix-turn-helix domain-containing protein, whose product is METSIIDSLMLSEKRRDIMILLSIESKSRDEMAEALDMPWQLLKQPIKELKNVGMIFQKENVYSLSNNGRLMITALMPLLTMVDAFSSDIDYWKSRDLQPIPHHLTKRMGELGKSSLNTLSLDYMFEPLKHFIENATQTRYLNIVLSLFDPEAPSLLKEIADKDIEISLVFERNTYGKMNENFRDELDELNNYKNISFYCIDSEVNPPEIIINDGEMAIIFFNQNGKYDYRELLSSDENAIAWGSELFEYYKGISKPCSKNNAITPKP
- the arsM gene encoding arsenite methyltransferase, whose translation is MQENKAKFFKALGDKTRLTIVGCLLKQDRCACDFSATTGKDQTTVSRHLKILCEAGILRYEKDGRYVIYSIKDENMKETLEKCGVEKVESCCPGSVMDSDTKKNIVKKGYSQIALGVAQCGCCGDLTNEQVATSIGYSTEETQSFSEANLGIGCGNPTALGEIKEGDTVLDLGSGAGFDSFLAVEKVGDSGKVIGVDMTDEMLAKARNNAENYGFENVEFRKGDIEELPVESDSIDVIISNCVINLTPDKSRVFREAYRVLRKGGRMFISDMVLSKDLTEEEKNNEELICACVGGALLKDDYLSKIKQAGFSIKIVGEDTDISKRQYSGYPVESLKLELIKTDV
- a CDS encoding nicotinamide-nucleotide adenylyltransferase, which gives rise to MYMRRAFYIGRFQPFHLGHYSIINDIARDVDEVVIGIGSAQKSHEPKNPFTAGERVMMIKHALEDADVMHYAIPIEDLQRNAVWVSHIISMTPPFDVVYSNNPLVVRLFKEAGIIVRQPPMYQREGYSGSETRRRMLNDEDWRVLVPEAVVDVIDEIDGVNRLKSVSKTDID
- the fpoF gene encoding F420H2 dehydrogenase subunit FpoF — its product is MAHPKILEVIEHDVCTACGACVSTCPAGAIIMNKHAEVRDPDNLELYVQGAAPDVCEGCLTCGRLCPVIDGYVEDEFANVKEFFGAKSSIPGQQDGGITSILAKALLETGTVDCIVGIAKDDKWGTELIVMTKPEDVDRTTGTKYTYDSVLSALKEPFEKYDKIGVIGVPCQAHGARLIAENASDKIVVILGLLCMESFHHDTMTEKIVPEVMGLNLEDVVKMNFNKGKFWNITKDGEEHSVKIPEVAPYARNPCHHCCDYTSVSADISLGSVGAPEGWNSVLIRTEEGRKVFDLIKDKVEIMEDPKPGIDLVQKLAKMKHDNNSGHYLEVCEKFTFNECGIH